From a single bacterium genomic region:
- a CDS encoding glutamate-5-semialdehyde dehydrogenase, with protein MEKIAQSAKQASYKLASLKEDTKNKALLKVAEHIKNNIDLILQENKKDLAEAETLFKDGSLTKPLYDRLKLDEEKINVIIKGIEDVVKLEDPVNKVLWDMELDKDLELYRISCPIGVIGVIFESRPDVVPQIASLAIKSANSVILKGGIEALNSNKIFVKLITEALKTIPEFPENSISLIKTREDVKELLQLDKYIDLLIPRGSNNLVKYIQENTKIPVLGHTEGICHIFADETALLDKAVKVSIDSKIQYPAACNAVETLLIHKNIAEKLLPVLISEFKKENVIVKGDELTRTIVHNVEEAFEEDWRTEYSDKIISIKIVEDIHDAINHINLYGSGHTDCIITENTENRDLFMNLVDSAGAYCNVSTRFADGFRYGLGAEVGISTNKTHARGPVGLEGLTIYKYKLYGNGQTVAEFSGKNAKNYTHKKISL; from the coding sequence ATGGAAAAAATAGCACAAAGTGCTAAACAGGCTTCATATAAACTGGCTTCTTTAAAAGAAGATACTAAAAATAAAGCTCTTTTAAAAGTTGCTGAACATATAAAAAACAATATTGACTTAATTCTTCAAGAAAATAAAAAGGATTTAGCAGAAGCAGAAACGCTTTTTAAAGACGGTTCTTTAACAAAACCTTTATATGACAGACTAAAGCTTGATGAAGAAAAAATTAATGTAATCATAAAAGGAATAGAAGACGTTGTAAAACTTGAAGACCCTGTAAATAAAGTTTTATGGGATATGGAACTTGATAAAGACCTTGAGCTTTACCGTATAAGTTGTCCTATCGGAGTAATAGGAGTTATCTTTGAATCAAGACCTGACGTTGTTCCACAAATAGCTTCTCTTGCAATAAAATCGGCAAATTCTGTCATTCTAAAAGGCGGCATTGAGGCTTTAAACTCAAACAAAATTTTTGTTAAATTAATAACGGAAGCCCTTAAAACCATTCCCGAATTTCCCGAAAATTCTATAAGTCTTATAAAAACAAGGGAAGATGTTAAAGAATTGCTTCAGTTAGACAAATATATCGATCTTTTAATCCCTCGAGGAAGCAATAACCTTGTTAAATATATTCAAGAAAACACAAAAATTCCTGTACTCGGTCATACAGAAGGAATTTGTCATATTTTTGCAGACGAAACAGCTCTTTTGGATAAAGCCGTCAAAGTTTCTATAGACTCAAAAATTCAGTACCCTGCGGCATGTAATGCTGTTGAAACTTTGCTTATCCATAAAAACATCGCTGAAAAACTTTTACCTGTTTTAATTTCTGAATTCAAAAAAGAAAACGTTATTGTAAAAGGAGATGAACTAACCCGAACAATAGTTCACAACGTAGAAGAAGCCTTTGAAGAAGACTGGAGAACAGAATACAGCGATAAAATCATTTCAATAAAAATAGTTGAAGATATTCATGATGCCATAAACCACATAAATCTATACGGTTCAGGGCACACTGACTGCATAATAACCGAAAATACCGAAAATAGGGATTTATTTATGAATCTGGTAGATTCAGCAGGAGCATACTGCAATGTTTCCACGAGGTTTGCTGACGGCTTCAGGTACGGTCTGGGCGCTGAAGTCGGAATAAGTACAAACAAAACACATGCCCGCGGTCCTGTCGGACTGGAAGGGCTTACAATATACAAATACAAACTTTACGGCAACGGACAAACAGTCGCTGAATTTTCAGGTAAAAATGCTAAAAATTATACACATAAAAAAATCAGCTT